Proteins encoded within one genomic window of Flavobacterium gilvum:
- a CDS encoding glycoside hydrolase family 43 protein, translated as MKKFNFLLTFSILILAGSIALAQKAKFPKEKDMGAYLMVYFKDDTHALYMALSKDGYSFTDVNNAKPVIAGDTISEQKGIRDPYIYRAPNGLFYMALTDLHIYAQKAGYRDTEWERDGKQYGWGNNRGIVLMKSPDLIHWSHTVLRVDKAFPELADIGCAWAPELIYDDKAQKTMIYFTMHFGNQKNKVYYSYMNKNFTQLETLPKPILEYPDGKEYIDADITKVGNKYHMLIASHNGGSHIEQAISDSVNSGYQLNPQRVDGEKVGCEAPNVYKIIGKDKWMLIYDIYRINPHNFGFSETSDFVNFNYLGHFNEGVMKSTNFTIPKHPSVIQITKKEAQKLADKWNCDIKF; from the coding sequence ATGAAAAAATTTAATTTTCTACTTACTTTCAGCATACTGATTTTGGCCGGAAGTATTGCTTTGGCACAAAAAGCAAAATTTCCCAAAGAAAAAGACATGGGCGCATATCTGATGGTTTATTTTAAAGATGATACCCATGCACTCTATATGGCGTTGAGTAAAGACGGTTACAGCTTTACCGATGTAAACAATGCCAAACCCGTTATAGCCGGCGACACCATCTCGGAACAAAAAGGGATTCGCGATCCATACATATATCGTGCTCCAAACGGCTTGTTTTATATGGCGCTAACCGATTTGCATATTTATGCCCAAAAGGCAGGCTACCGAGACACCGAATGGGAACGTGACGGCAAGCAATACGGCTGGGGCAACAACCGCGGAATTGTACTTATGAAATCGCCCGATTTAATCCATTGGTCGCACACCGTTCTTCGTGTGGACAAAGCTTTTCCGGAATTGGCAGACATTGGCTGTGCCTGGGCTCCCGAACTTATCTATGACGATAAAGCCCAAAAGACGATGATATACTTTACCATGCACTTTGGCAACCAAAAAAACAAAGTGTATTATTCCTATATGAACAAGAATTTTACGCAACTGGAAACCTTGCCAAAACCTATCTTAGAATATCCGGATGGCAAAGAATACATCGATGCCGACATTACTAAGGTGGGTAATAAATACCACATGCTTATCGCGTCGCACAATGGCGGTTCGCATATCGAACAAGCCATTTCGGACTCGGTTAACAGTGGTTATCAACTCAATCCGCAACGCGTTGATGGCGAAAAAGTAGGATGCGAAGCTCCAAACGTTTACAAAATCATTGGCAAGGACAAATGGATGCTTATCTATGACATCTATCGCATCAACCCGCATAATTTCGGGTTCAGTGAAACTTCGGATTTTGTGAATTTTAACTATTTGGGACACTTCAATGAAGGCGTGATGAAATCGACTAATTTCACAATTCCTAAACATCCGTCTGTAATTCAAATTACCAAAAAAGAAGCCCAAAAACTGGCTGACAAATGGAACTGCGACATCAAATTTTAA
- a CDS encoding alpha-L-arabinofuranosidase C-terminal domain-containing protein, producing the protein MNTFFKFQKQKKYFLGLLIVCFTAVSAFAKNPTEAYIFSYSNGKTFDGLHFAWSTDKINWHPIGPEYHYIHSDYGAWGSQKRMVAPILFPGADGLWHCLWSLNEKDGTFAHASSKDLLYWGRQSYPIVMNDNNCLNLEVAYNKEKDEYTISWLSNLQSETIAFCTTTKDFKKFSETKNIPLSEHKNTRENVIISGKSETGSINKVAWSVVEGLIKTQQTSVYRNQLWSETTKTDNERFTDLKPVEAKFTVDASKSKKISNSLIGIFFEDINYAADGGLYAELIQNRDFEYIIADTKGRDKTWNSTKAWSLKGETSKFVIDSINPIHPNNKHYAKLTINQTGTALVNEGFDGIPVKAGEKYDFSVFARSTKGKPGKLLIRFTGKNGEIYGETAIPTAGKDWKKYNTIITSKTTIADANLEIVPQMTGTLDLDLISLFPQKTFKGRKNGLRADLAQTLADLKPKFIRFPGGCVAHGDGLDNIYKWKNTIGPLESRKPMRNLWRYHQTVGLGYFEYFQFCEDIGAVPLPVIAAGVPCQNSSTGGAGQQCGIPMSEMKEYVQDILDLVEYANGDITTKWGKKRAEAGHPKPFNLKYIGIGNEDLITDIFEERFTMIFKAIKEKYPEITVIGTVGPTFEGTDYQEGWDIATKLNVPMVDEHYYQPPGWFIYNQDYYDSYDRSKPKVYLGEYAAHLPGKPNNIETALSEALYLTSIERNGDVVSMSSYAPLLAKDKHTQWNPNLIYFNNTEVRPTVGYEVQKLYGQNSGDQYIPTETALSNNQENVKNRIAVSIVRDSKTDDLIVKLVNLLPVVVKSSFDLKNYGLENKEALKTVLKGDPNDKNAKPTTSICSVSELTNTELPAYSFTVYRIKAKKK; encoded by the coding sequence ATGAACACTTTTTTCAAATTTCAAAAACAAAAAAAATACTTTCTGGGTTTATTGATTGTATGTTTTACGGCAGTTTCCGCTTTCGCTAAAAATCCGACTGAAGCCTATATCTTCTCTTATTCCAATGGAAAAACTTTTGACGGCCTTCATTTTGCCTGGAGCACCGACAAAATCAACTGGCATCCCATAGGCCCGGAATACCACTACATCCATTCGGATTACGGAGCTTGGGGTTCCCAAAAAAGAATGGTCGCTCCTATTCTCTTTCCCGGCGCCGACGGATTATGGCATTGTTTATGGAGCCTGAATGAAAAAGACGGAACTTTTGCACATGCTTCGTCCAAAGACCTTCTTTATTGGGGACGTCAATCCTATCCTATTGTCATGAACGACAATAACTGCCTGAACCTCGAAGTGGCTTACAACAAAGAAAAAGACGAATATACCATCAGTTGGTTGAGTAATCTTCAAAGTGAAACAATAGCTTTTTGCACAACAACCAAAGATTTCAAGAAATTCTCGGAAACCAAAAACATTCCCCTATCCGAACATAAAAACACCCGCGAAAATGTTATAATTTCCGGCAAATCCGAAACAGGTTCAATCAACAAAGTGGCCTGGAGCGTTGTCGAAGGACTGATTAAAACCCAACAAACATCTGTCTATAGAAACCAACTTTGGTCGGAAACTACCAAAACAGACAATGAGCGTTTTACCGACTTAAAACCTGTCGAGGCAAAATTTACGGTTGATGCTTCAAAAAGCAAAAAAATCAGCAATTCGTTGATAGGAATCTTTTTTGAAGATATCAATTATGCCGCAGATGGCGGTTTGTATGCAGAACTGATTCAAAACAGGGATTTTGAATATATCATTGCCGACACCAAAGGCAGGGACAAAACCTGGAACAGTACCAAAGCCTGGAGTCTGAAAGGCGAAACATCAAAATTTGTTATTGATTCTATAAACCCTATTCATCCCAACAACAAACATTATGCAAAACTGACCATCAACCAAACTGGAACGGCATTAGTCAATGAAGGTTTTGACGGCATTCCAGTGAAAGCAGGTGAAAAATACGATTTCTCTGTATTTGCCCGAAGCACTAAAGGTAAACCAGGAAAACTTCTTATTCGGTTTACAGGAAAAAATGGCGAAATATACGGGGAAACAGCAATCCCAACCGCTGGCAAGGACTGGAAAAAATACAACACAATCATCACCTCCAAAACAACTATTGCCGATGCCAATCTGGAAATTGTTCCGCAAATGACAGGAACATTAGATTTGGATTTGATTTCGCTTTTTCCTCAAAAAACTTTTAAAGGACGCAAAAATGGATTGCGAGCTGACTTGGCTCAAACTCTTGCCGACCTGAAGCCCAAATTCATTCGTTTCCCCGGTGGCTGTGTTGCCCACGGCGACGGATTGGATAATATTTATAAATGGAAAAACACCATTGGTCCGCTTGAAAGCAGAAAACCGATGCGCAACCTTTGGAGGTATCATCAAACTGTCGGTTTAGGCTATTTTGAATACTTCCAATTTTGCGAAGATATTGGAGCTGTGCCACTGCCGGTAATCGCTGCCGGTGTTCCCTGCCAAAATTCATCTACAGGTGGCGCCGGACAACAATGCGGAATTCCAATGTCTGAAATGAAAGAATATGTACAGGATATTCTCGATTTAGTGGAATATGCCAATGGAGATATAACGACCAAATGGGGCAAAAAACGTGCAGAAGCCGGACATCCAAAACCATTTAACTTAAAATACATCGGTATTGGAAATGAAGATTTGATTACTGATATTTTTGAAGAACGTTTTACCATGATCTTTAAAGCTATCAAGGAAAAATACCCAGAAATAACCGTTATTGGAACCGTAGGCCCAACTTTTGAAGGAACCGATTATCAGGAAGGCTGGGATATCGCAACAAAACTCAATGTGCCTATGGTGGACGAACACTACTACCAACCTCCTGGCTGGTTTATCTACAATCAGGATTATTACGACAGTTATGATCGTTCCAAACCCAAAGTCTATCTAGGCGAATATGCTGCGCACCTGCCAGGGAAACCCAACAATATAGAAACCGCCTTATCCGAAGCGTTGTACCTCACCTCGATTGAACGCAATGGTGATGTGGTGAGTATGTCTTCGTATGCGCCGCTATTGGCCAAAGACAAGCATACACAATGGAATCCCAACCTGATTTATTTCAACAATACCGAAGTGAGACCAACGGTGGGCTACGAAGTGCAAAAACTCTACGGACAAAATTCCGGTGACCAATACATCCCGACAGAAACAGCCCTTTCTAACAATCAGGAGAATGTAAAAAATCGTATCGCCGTATCAATTGTCAGAGATTCCAAAACAGACGACCTTATTGTGAAACTCGTTAACTTATTGCCGGTAGTGGTAAAATCTTCATTCGATTTAAAAAATTATGGTTTGGAAAACAAAGAAGCTCTAAAAACCGTTTTGAAAGGAGACCCAAATGACAAAAACGCAAAACCGACAACTTCGATTTGTTCCGTTTCAGAATTAACGAATACCGAATTACCCGCCTATTCGTTTACTGTTTATCGCATTAAAGCAAAGAAGAAATAG
- the galK gene encoding galactokinase, with protein MNDILIKKTTAFFQDKFGNAPEKVVLSPGRINIIGEHIDYNDGYVLPAAIDKIICFAFAKNNTNTSKVVALDLNEEFEIDVTAEVKLDEVDWTNYIRGVINQLKINGFKFEGVNCVFSSNIPVGSGLSSSAALECGFLFGLNDIFNLNIKPIDIALLGQKSEHWVGIKCGIMDQFSSVMGLEDKVIRIDCKSLEYEYHTADFNDYSLILFDSNVKHSLMTSAYNERRQQCEEGIAIAKANFPEIKSFRDCTEQTIIDLKDKMSHDVFRRSLFVVKEINRVIQACEALDNGNIELLGELMFATHDGLSKDYEVSCEELDLLVDLAKKETAVIGSRLMGGGFGGCTINLVKKGQEQQIKDKFSKLYREAFDIELKIYDVKIGNGTSLYK; from the coding sequence ATGAACGATATATTAATTAAAAAAACAACAGCATTTTTTCAGGATAAATTTGGAAATGCTCCTGAAAAAGTAGTGCTTTCTCCAGGGAGAATTAACATTATTGGAGAACATATTGATTATAACGACGGGTATGTTTTGCCAGCCGCAATCGATAAGATTATTTGTTTTGCTTTTGCAAAAAATAATACGAATACTTCAAAAGTAGTTGCTCTTGACCTTAATGAAGAGTTTGAAATTGACGTTACTGCCGAGGTGAAATTAGATGAGGTTGATTGGACAAATTATATCCGAGGCGTAATCAATCAGTTGAAAATTAACGGTTTTAAATTTGAAGGCGTAAACTGTGTTTTCAGCAGTAATATTCCGGTAGGTTCTGGATTGTCTTCTTCTGCAGCTTTGGAATGTGGGTTTTTATTTGGTTTGAACGATATATTCAATTTGAATATTAAACCAATCGATATCGCTTTATTGGGACAAAAATCCGAACATTGGGTTGGAATCAAATGCGGAATTATGGATCAGTTTTCCAGTGTGATGGGATTGGAGGATAAAGTAATCAGAATTGATTGCAAATCTCTTGAATACGAATACCACACCGCCGATTTTAATGATTATTCGTTGATTTTGTTTGATTCGAATGTAAAACACTCGTTGATGACATCGGCTTATAATGAAAGAAGACAGCAATGTGAAGAAGGAATTGCAATTGCAAAAGCAAATTTCCCGGAAATAAAAAGCTTCAGAGATTGTACCGAACAAACAATTATTGATTTGAAAGATAAAATGAGTCATGATGTTTTTAGACGTTCTCTTTTTGTGGTAAAAGAAATCAATCGTGTTATTCAGGCTTGTGAAGCATTAGACAATGGAAATATAGAATTACTTGGAGAGTTAATGTTTGCAACTCACGATGGATTGTCTAAAGATTATGAAGTAAGCTGCGAAGAGTTGGATTTATTGGTTGATTTGGCCAAAAAAGAAACTGCGGTTATTGGTTCAAGATTGATGGGAGGCGGTTTTGGCGGCTGTACTATTAACTTAGTTAAAAAAGGACAAGAGCAACAAATCAAAGATAAATTTTCAAAATTATACAGAGAGGCTTTTGATATTGAATTGAAAATTTACGATGTAAAAATTGGAAACGGTACATCATTATATAAATAA
- a CDS encoding aldose epimerase family protein, producing MKLFGKTPDGKEVNSYELINSKGAKLEVINYGATVSSLKIPLKNGELVDVVLGFDNLENYINSFDLPSAPYLGTTVGRYAGRINNAVFTLNGETIHLEKNNNGNSLHGGDNNFSKRVWDVKAVNEGSNPSITLTYLSPANEGNYPGDLSIELTYTLSEDNELIIGYVAKTTEDTAVNLTHHSYFNLDGHSGSVVNQKLTVNTKQVLEVKLDCIPTGRVLEVDNTPFDFFTQKNCPTSIDNTFVLKSKEELAAILFSEKNNLKMTVYTDQPGVHIYVGGNCFNKIKGKENADYHTLSGICFETQNFPDAPNHKHFPNSILKKGDTYSHNTTYKFETL from the coding sequence ATGAAATTATTTGGAAAAACACCCGATGGAAAAGAGGTGAATTCGTATGAATTAATAAACAGCAAAGGAGCAAAGCTGGAAGTAATTAATTATGGTGCAACTGTTTCTTCCTTGAAGATTCCTTTGAAAAACGGAGAATTAGTCGATGTTGTTTTGGGATTTGACAACCTGGAAAATTATATAAACTCTTTTGATTTGCCAAGTGCACCTTATCTTGGTACGACTGTTGGGCGTTATGCTGGCCGAATCAATAATGCTGTTTTTACTTTGAACGGAGAAACCATTCATTTGGAAAAAAATAACAATGGAAATTCCCTGCATGGAGGAGATAATAATTTCAGCAAAAGGGTTTGGGACGTAAAAGCGGTAAACGAAGGCAGTAATCCTTCTATTACTTTGACTTATTTAAGCCCAGCCAATGAAGGAAATTATCCAGGCGATTTGTCTATAGAATTGACTTATACCCTTTCTGAAGATAATGAACTGATTATAGGATATGTTGCCAAGACTACTGAGGATACTGCGGTAAACCTGACGCATCATAGTTATTTTAATTTGGACGGACATTCCGGTAGCGTGGTTAATCAGAAATTAACAGTAAATACCAAACAAGTACTGGAGGTTAAACTAGATTGTATTCCAACTGGTAGGGTTTTGGAAGTAGATAATACTCCTTTTGATTTCTTTACACAAAAAAATTGTCCAACTTCAATAGACAATACTTTTGTTTTGAAAAGTAAAGAGGAATTGGCAGCAATTCTTTTTAGCGAAAAAAATAATTTGAAAATGACCGTTTATACGGATCAGCCCGGAGTTCATATCTATGTTGGAGGAAATTGTTTTAATAAAATTAAAGGAAAAGAAAACGCAGATTATCATACGTTGAGCGGTATTTGTTTTGAAACTCAAAACTTTCCCGATGCCCCAAACCATAAACATTTTCCGAATTCGATTCTAAAAAAAGGAGATACTTACTCGCATAATACCACTTATAAATTTGAAACTTTATAA
- a CDS encoding GntR family transcriptional regulator, which translates to MKIVNVQKNSGIPKYKQIIFSIEKTIEEGLLNKDEKLPSVNKICLDFSLSRDTVLLAYDELKKRGIVYAIPGKGYYVKSLETNIKQKIFLLFDELNSFKEDLYNSFLQHIGKNVQVDIFFHHFNVQVFQKLINDSNGNYTKYIIMPTNLPGVASMIETLPANEIIILDQTNDELKSYPAIYQNHKKDIFEGLYKGKTRLDKYKKFIMIFPGFREPLGMKAGFENFCAKYSIDYEIINEFTDNEITLGGVYIIPNDRDLVRVIEKAQKQKLKLGTDFGIISYNETPLKKVVSYGITTISTDFTAMGKLLAQMVLTGKKEHIENRSALIIRNSL; encoded by the coding sequence ATGAAAATTGTTAACGTTCAGAAAAACAGCGGTATTCCAAAGTACAAACAAATCATTTTTTCGATAGAAAAAACTATTGAAGAAGGCCTGTTGAATAAAGACGAAAAACTTCCATCGGTAAATAAAATCTGCCTTGATTTTTCGCTCTCGCGCGACACTGTTTTACTGGCCTATGACGAATTGAAAAAAAGAGGTATTGTCTACGCCATTCCTGGGAAAGGCTACTATGTAAAGAGTCTGGAAACCAATATAAAACAGAAAATATTTTTGCTTTTTGATGAGCTAAACAGCTTCAAAGAAGACCTTTACAATTCGTTTCTGCAACACATCGGAAAGAACGTTCAAGTAGATATTTTCTTTCACCATTTCAATGTTCAGGTCTTTCAAAAATTGATTAATGACAGTAATGGAAATTACACCAAATACATCATTATGCCGACTAATTTACCCGGAGTAGCATCGATGATTGAAACCCTACCAGCTAACGAAATTATCATTCTCGACCAAACCAATGACGAACTAAAATCGTATCCTGCCATCTACCAAAATCACAAAAAGGACATCTTTGAGGGTTTGTACAAAGGAAAAACAAGACTGGACAAGTATAAAAAATTCATTATGATTTTCCCGGGCTTTAGAGAACCATTGGGAATGAAGGCCGGTTTTGAAAATTTTTGCGCAAAATATTCCATTGATTACGAAATTATCAACGAATTTACAGACAATGAAATAACCCTTGGAGGGGTTTACATTATCCCAAATGACAGGGATTTGGTTCGGGTAATAGAAAAAGCCCAAAAGCAAAAATTAAAACTGGGAACTGATTTTGGAATTATATCCTACAATGAAACCCCACTGAAAAAAGTGGTTTCTTATGGAATTACCACCATTTCCACCGATTTTACCGCCATGGGAAAACTACTCGCCCAAATGGTTCTTACCGGAAAAAAAGAACATATCGAAAACAGAAGTGCGCTGATTATCAGAAATTCATTGTAA